One segment of Rosa chinensis cultivar Old Blush chromosome 6, RchiOBHm-V2, whole genome shotgun sequence DNA contains the following:
- the LOC112170164 gene encoding VAN3-binding protein isoform X1, with protein MSSCSLKCSTNRHGLENIDENGGTSIGAAGLCAPPPETPTESMEFLARSWSLSAMEISKALSHSHVASKSLENKSAFSYDGIAETRHSSSMRLSESSLPGGLSPPISPRNSDEMKELFLLHHALHPEFLSSQHQLINNGLYKSMLRGKTMGRWLKDQKERKKQEMRSQNAQLHAAVSVAGVAAAVAALAASAALPETETSAASAHHKAAVSERTEISTALASAAALVASRCIEIAEEMGADHDHILSVVSSAVNARTNGDIMTLTAGAATALRGAATLKVRLQKEYGGTTFALAEEKCDGKESNSALNFVSKGGELLKRTRKGDLHWKQVSFNTNSNGQVVAKMKSKHMAGTFTKKKTCVVSEVYCDIAAWPGREREDCSKPRAYFGIKTADRTIEFECRSKRDKHMWTEGIQNMLNFIPT; from the exons A TGAGCTCTTGTAGTTTGAAATGCTCGACGAATCGACATGGGTTGGAGAACATAGACGAAAATGGTGGCACCAGTATTGGAGCGGCGGGTTTATGTGCCCCGCCACCTGAAACTCCGACGGAGTCCATGGAGTTTCTGGCGAGATCATGGAGCCTCTCGGCCATGGAGATCTCCAAAGCTCTTTCCCACTCACATGTTGCTTCTAAGAGTCTTGAGAATAAGTCAGCATTCTCTTATGATGGTATTGCTGAAACTCGCCATTCAAGTTCCATGCGTTTGAGCGAATCATCT CTGCCTGGTGGACTTAGCCCTCCGATTTCGCCAAGAAACAGTGATGAAATGAAG GAGTTGTTTTTACTACATCATGCACTTCATCCAGAGTTCCTTTCCAGTCAACATCAATTGATCAATAATGGG CTATACAAGAGCATGTTGAGAGGTAAAACAATGGGGAGATGGTTAAAAGATCAAAAGGAGAGAAAGAAGCAAGAAATGAGAAGCCAAAATGCCCAGTTGCACGCGGCAGTTTCTGTGGCTGGAGTTGCTGCTGCTGTAGCAGCACTCGCAGCTTCAGCTGCATTGCCTGAAACTGAAACATCAGCTGCCAGTGCCCACCACAAAGCAGCAGTATCCGAGAGGACTGAAATTTCGACTGCACTAGCATCTGCAGCAGCTCTGGTAGCTTCACGCTGCATCGAGATTGCAGAGGAGATGGGAGCTGATCACGACCATATTCTATCAGTTGTCAGTTCTGCAGTTAACGCGAGGACTAATGGAGACATCATGACCTTAACAGCTGGAGCTGCCACAG CTTTACGAGGAGCTGCTACACTTAAGGTAAGGCTACAAAAGGAGTATGGAGGCACCACTTTTGCACTGGCTGAGGAAAAATGTGATGGAAAAGAATCAAACTCAGCATTGAACTTTGTCTCAAAAGGAGGGGAACTTCTGAAACGCACAAGGAAAG GTGATCTCCACTGGAAACAAGTTTCTTTCAACACCAACTCAAATGGGCAG GTTgtagccaaaatgaaaagcaaaCACATGGCGGGAACATTTACAAAGAAGAAGACAT GTGTAGTCTCTGAAGTCTACTGTGACATAGCAGCGTGGCCAGGAAGGGAGAGGGAAGATTGCAGCAAACCAAGGGCATACTTTGGCATCAAAACAGCTGACAGGACAATAGAATTTGAATGCAGAAGTAAAAGGGATAAGCATATGTGGACTGAGGGGATTCAGAATATGTTGAATTTCATACCAACATAA
- the LOC112174248 gene encoding aldehyde oxidase GLOX1 has protein sequence MSILLKSLAPLSLFFFFFFFFFTFGNSRLPKIPLILFFNGGEYEYYKAVHNPNEAIKHEKEYRGRWELVSENSGVSAMHIIIMPNSNKAIMFDAAGFGPSEISLPAGDCRRVLDSRQEVEVYELDCWAHAVEFDIDTAAIRPLKILTDTWCSSGGLSANGTLVQTGGWDEGGRSVRYFNGCSSCDWEEYPISLSGLRWFSTQHILPNGEFIVVGGRRMFNYEYVPKAGSFNKITYALSFLQETSDPVENNLYPFVFLSTDGNLLIFANNRSILLNPTTNKVVRELPVLDGGSRNYPASGMAALLPIKLNDPNPNVIRAEILVCGGADPRAGKFAEKGIYVTALQDCGRIDITNPKATWRKEMMPTPRIMGDMVILPTDDILMINGAKEGTAGLNFAEDPNVTPVIYKPDNPITRRFMELKETKIPRMYGSTSTLLPDGAVLVAGSNPNYYYNFTGVKYPTELRVEKFYPPYFDPERVSDRAVIISNYMGGMVNYKQNFVIEFQVKKARVDLLDLKVTMYAPPFTTHGFSMGQRLLVLAITELKIVESELFQVEVAAPPTAEIAPPGFYLVFVVNVAVPSSGVWLQIA, from the exons ATGTCCATCTTGCTCAAATCCCTTgctcctctctccctcttcttcttcttcttcttcttcttctttactttTGGGAATTCTAGGCTTCCAAAAATCCCGCTTATACTTTTTTTCAATGGAGGAGAATATGAATATTACAAAGCCGTACACAATCCAAATGAAGCGATCAAACATGAGAAAGAGTATAGAGGTAGGTGGGAATTGGTTTCAGAGAATTCAGGTGTATCAGCCATGCACATAATCATAATGCCTAACAGTAATAAGGCCATTATGTTTGATGCTGCTGGTTTTGGCCCATCTGAGATCTCATTGCCCGCCGGAGATTGTCGTCGGGTTTTGGACAGCAGACAGGAAGTTGAAGTTTATGAATTGGATTGCTGGGCTCATGCTGTGGAATTTGACATTGACACTGCAGCTATTAGGCCACTTAAG ATTTTAACAGATACTTGGTGCTCTTCTGGGGGGTTATCAGCTAATGGAACACTTGTGCAAACTGGTGGATGGGATGAAGGAGGAAGGTCTGTGAGATACTTCAATGGATGCAGTAGTTGCGATTGGGAGGAGTACCCCATATCACTTTCCGGCTTAAGATG GTTTTCTACCCAACATATTTTGCCAAATGGGGAATTCATAGTGGTTGGAGGCCGCCGGATGTTCAATTACGAGTATGTCCCTAAGGCGGGAAGTTTCAATAAAATAACCTACGCTTTATCATTTCTCCAAGAGACGAGTGACCCTGTAGAGAACAATCTCTACCCCTTTGTCTTCCTCTCCACAGATGGCAACCTCCTCATTTTCGCTAACAATCGATCGATTTTGCTTAACCCAACCACTAATAAAGTCGTACGCGAACTCCCCGTCCTTGATGGTGGGTCTCGTAACTACCCTGCCTCCGGGATGGCGGCATTGCTACCTATAAAGCTCAATGACCCGAACCCGAATGTAATCCGAGCTGAAATTCTGGTCTGCGGTGGAGCGGATCCGAGAGCGGGAAAGTTCGCTGAAAAGGGTATATACGTAACTGCACTACAAGATTGCGGAAGGATTGATATAACCAACCCAAAAGCCACGTGGCGAAAGGAGATGATGCCAACGCCAAGGATCATGGGAGATATGGTGATCCTTCCCACAGATGATATCCTTATGATTAATGGAGCCAAAGAGGGCACAGCCGGGTTGAATTTTGCGGAGGATCCGAATGTTACTCCAGTAATTTATAAACCAGATAACCCAATAACCCGACGGTTCATGGAGctaaaggaaacaaaaatacCAAGAATGTACGGTTCAACCTCTACATTATTGCCAGATGGAGCAGTTTTAGTGGCTGGGAGCAATCCAAACTACTATTACAATTTCACCGGGGTGAAATATCCAACAGAGCTTCGGGTCGAGAAGTTTTACCCGCCATATTTCGACCCGGAACGGGTGTCGGACCGCGCTGTAATAATATCCAATTACATGGGTGGAATGGTAAATTACAAGCAAAATTTTGTGATTGAGTTCCAAGTGAAGAAAGCTAGGGTGGATCTGTTAGATTTGAAGGTAACAATGTATGCACCACCATTCACAACGCATGGTTTTTCGATGGGACAAAGACTTCTGGTATTGGCCATAACAGAGTTGAAAATTGTGGAATCGGAATTGTTCCAAGTGGAGGTTGCGGCGCCACCAACGGCTGAGATTGCTCCGCCGGGCTTCTACTTGGTTTTTGTTGTGAACGTTGCTGTTCCTAGTTCAGGGGTATGGCTCCAAATTGCATAG
- the LOC112170165 gene encoding casein kinase 1-like protein 3 has protein sequence MERIIGGKFKLGRKIGSGSFGEIYLATHMETGETLAAKIESNKTKHLQLMYEAKLYKVLQGGSGIASMKWAGFDHDDNVVIIDLLGPSLEDLFVYCGRKFSLKTVLMLAEQMITRIEYVHSKGFLHRDIKPDNYLMGLGRKANQVYIIDFGLAKRYRDPTTNRHIPYRENKSLTGTARYASCNTHLGIDQSRRDDLESLGYVLLYFLRGSLPWQGLKAATKKQKYDKICEKKLSTPIEVLCKAHPVEFASYFHYCHSLTFDQRPDYSFLKRLFRDLFTREGFEFDYVFDWTILKYQQAQQTRAHGQSAPAVATNGQVVTSSRAVPMDVRNQGVDDVSRQAQPREHKRSSHLVHIHRPFRSSAVQNLSAINSIEKHNTGNALKRNLPKPEGPAEIANVGRQHGASSSWMPSLNRTSQAK, from the exons ATGGAGAGGATTATCGGAGGAAAGTTTAAGCTAGGTCGCAAAATTGGGAGCGGTTCTTTTGGTGAAATATACCTCG CTACTCATATGGAGACTGGAGAGACCTTGGCGGCCAAGATT GAAAGTAACAAGACGAAGCATTTACAGCTTATGTATGAGGCCAAGCTGTATAAAGTTCTACAGGGAGGAA GCGGCATTGCAAGCATGAAGTGGGCGGGGTTTGATCATGATGATAACGTTGTTATCATAGACTTGTTGGGGCCGAGTCTTGAAGACTTATTTGTATACTGTGGGAGGAAGTTTTCACTGAAAACAGTCTTAATGCTGGCCGAACAGATG ATTACAAGAATAGAGTATGTGCATTCGAAAGGGTTTTTGCATAGAGACATCAAACCAGACAATTATCTCATGGGTCTTGGCAGGAAAGCAAATCAG GTTTACATCATTGACTTTGGACTTGCGAAAAGATATCGGGACCCAACTACAAATCGGCACATTCCATACAG AGAAAACAAAAGCTTAACAGGAACTGCACGATATGCTAGTTGCAATACCCATTTGGGAATTG ATCAGAGTCGTCGGGATGATTTGGAGTCACTTGGCTATGTTCTTCTGTACTTCTTAAGAGGAAG CCTTCCTTGGCAGGGTCTAAAAGCTGCAACGAAGAAGCAAAAATATGATAAGATTTGTGAGAAGAAGTTATCAACTCCCATTGAG GTGCTATGTAAGGCGCATCCTGTGGAGTTTGCATCCTACTTCCACTATTGCCATTCCTTAACATTTGATCAACGTCCGGATTACTCATTCTTGAAGCGTCTGTTTCGTGACTTATTCACCCGCGAAG GATTTGAGTTTGATTATGTATTTGACTGGACAATCCTAAAGTACCAGCAGGCGCAACAGACAAGGGCTCATGGTCAATCAGCT CCAGCTGTAGCGACAAATGGTCAAGTAGTGACTAGCAGTCGAGCAGTGCCTATGGATGTGAGGAATCAGG GAGTTGATGATGTTTCTAGACAAGCTCAGCCTCGAGAACATAAAAGATCAAGTCATCTTGTTCATATTCATAGGCCATTTAGATCATCTGCAGTCCAGAATTTGAGTGCTATTAACTCTATTGAAAAACAT AATACGGGCAATGCTCTCAAAAGAAATTTACCAAAACCTGAGGGGCCAGCTGAAATTGCTAATGTAGGTCGCCAACACGGTGCTTCAAGCAGTTGGATGCCATCTCTAAATCGAACTTCTCAAGCAAAGTAA
- the LOC112170164 gene encoding VAN3-binding protein isoform X2 — protein sequence MSSCSLKCSTNRHGLENIDENGGTSIGAAGLCAPPPETPTESMEFLARSWSLSAMEISKALSHSHVASKSLENKSAFSYDGIAETRHSSSMRLSESSLPGGLSPPISPRNSDEMKLYKSMLRGKTMGRWLKDQKERKKQEMRSQNAQLHAAVSVAGVAAAVAALAASAALPETETSAASAHHKAAVSERTEISTALASAAALVASRCIEIAEEMGADHDHILSVVSSAVNARTNGDIMTLTAGAATALRGAATLKVRLQKEYGGTTFALAEEKCDGKESNSALNFVSKGGELLKRTRKGDLHWKQVSFNTNSNGQVVAKMKSKHMAGTFTKKKTCVVSEVYCDIAAWPGREREDCSKPRAYFGIKTADRTIEFECRSKRDKHMWTEGIQNMLNFIPT from the exons A TGAGCTCTTGTAGTTTGAAATGCTCGACGAATCGACATGGGTTGGAGAACATAGACGAAAATGGTGGCACCAGTATTGGAGCGGCGGGTTTATGTGCCCCGCCACCTGAAACTCCGACGGAGTCCATGGAGTTTCTGGCGAGATCATGGAGCCTCTCGGCCATGGAGATCTCCAAAGCTCTTTCCCACTCACATGTTGCTTCTAAGAGTCTTGAGAATAAGTCAGCATTCTCTTATGATGGTATTGCTGAAACTCGCCATTCAAGTTCCATGCGTTTGAGCGAATCATCT CTGCCTGGTGGACTTAGCCCTCCGATTTCGCCAAGAAACAGTGATGAAATGAAG CTATACAAGAGCATGTTGAGAGGTAAAACAATGGGGAGATGGTTAAAAGATCAAAAGGAGAGAAAGAAGCAAGAAATGAGAAGCCAAAATGCCCAGTTGCACGCGGCAGTTTCTGTGGCTGGAGTTGCTGCTGCTGTAGCAGCACTCGCAGCTTCAGCTGCATTGCCTGAAACTGAAACATCAGCTGCCAGTGCCCACCACAAAGCAGCAGTATCCGAGAGGACTGAAATTTCGACTGCACTAGCATCTGCAGCAGCTCTGGTAGCTTCACGCTGCATCGAGATTGCAGAGGAGATGGGAGCTGATCACGACCATATTCTATCAGTTGTCAGTTCTGCAGTTAACGCGAGGACTAATGGAGACATCATGACCTTAACAGCTGGAGCTGCCACAG CTTTACGAGGAGCTGCTACACTTAAGGTAAGGCTACAAAAGGAGTATGGAGGCACCACTTTTGCACTGGCTGAGGAAAAATGTGATGGAAAAGAATCAAACTCAGCATTGAACTTTGTCTCAAAAGGAGGGGAACTTCTGAAACGCACAAGGAAAG GTGATCTCCACTGGAAACAAGTTTCTTTCAACACCAACTCAAATGGGCAG GTTgtagccaaaatgaaaagcaaaCACATGGCGGGAACATTTACAAAGAAGAAGACAT GTGTAGTCTCTGAAGTCTACTGTGACATAGCAGCGTGGCCAGGAAGGGAGAGGGAAGATTGCAGCAAACCAAGGGCATACTTTGGCATCAAAACAGCTGACAGGACAATAGAATTTGAATGCAGAAGTAAAAGGGATAAGCATATGTGGACTGAGGGGATTCAGAATATGTTGAATTTCATACCAACATAA
- the LOC112174250 gene encoding 5'-methylthioadenosine/S-adenosylhomocysteine nucleosidase: MGSSAVVGWTLLYAILALISTQQDYSNAALLPETLKLIEAANADGPYLGLVIPNTYELNPLLRSPNFTSTDLIIDFSGRRFRFGTIATKKVILVLTGLGMINAGITTQLLLSMFSVEGVVHYGTAGNANPTFNLADVVIPQYWSHTALWTWQRYGHGPEDDLPLNSMRDIGCLNLASYTVNVTDGSSYDNLLNNIWYQSEEVFPIDGTPEQREFTFWVPVHPFYYEISKNLEDLKLEGCLNSTSCLSHTPKVARVQRGTSASIYLDNAAYRDFIYDKFNITPVDMESASVALICLQQRVPFIAIRALSDLAGGGSADSNEADTFNTLASHNSATVVVEFIKQLAAASCASIMCPSDDVY; this comes from the exons ATGGGAAGTTCAGCAGTAGTAGGTTGGACTCTTCTTTATGCTATCTTGGCTCTTATCTCAACCCAACAAGACTACTCAAATGCTGCCTTGTTGCCGGAGACACTCAAGTTAATCGAAGCGGCCAACGCCGATGGACCTTATTTAGGGTTGGTCATTCCAAACACTTACGAATTGAACCCTCTTCTTCGATCTCCAAACTTCACCTCAACTGACTTGATCATTGACTTTTCTg GAAGAAGATTCAGGTTTGGAACCATTGCTACAAAGAAAGTCATATTAGTTCTGACAGGACTGGGAATG ATTAATGCAGGAATAACCACTCAGCTTTTACTAAGCATGTTCAGTGTAGAAGGAGTGGTGCATTATGGCACAGCTGGCAATGCGAATCCAACCTTCAACCTTGCAGATGTGGTCATTCCTCAGTATTGGTCCCATACTGCTCTTTGGACCTGGCAA AGATATGGACATGGGCCTGAAGATGATTTGCCTCTAAATTCAATGAGAGATATTGGGTGCTTGAACCTTGCAAGTTACACAGTGAATGTGACAGATGGGAGCTCATATGATAACTTGTTGAACAATATTTGGTATCAGTCAGAGGAAGTCTTTCCCATTGATGGAACTCCAGAACAAAGAGAGTTTACCTTTTGGGTCCCTGTTCATCCCTTCTACTATGAAATCTCCAAAAATCTGGAG GATCTGAAACTAGAAGGTTGCCTAAACTCAACATCATGTTTGTCACATACACCAAAAGTGGCAAGAGTTCAGAGGGGAACAAGTGCAAGCATTTACCTAGACAATGCTGCTTACCGTGACTTCATATATGATAAGTTCAACATAACTCCGGTGGACATGGAAAGTGCTTCTGTTGCTTTGATATGCCTTCAGCAAAGGGTGCCCTTCATAGCCATCCGGGCTCTCTCTGACTTGGCCGGCGGTGGCTCTGCGGATTCCAATGAGGCTGACACATTCAATACTCTCGCTTCCCATAATTCAGCCACAGTTGTTGTTGAATTTATCAAACAGTTAGCAGCTGCTAGTTGTGCATCTATTATGTGTCCTAGTGATGATGTTTACTAA